CCATCCATGTCGGCAGCTTCAGCACTCATTGCTGAAATCAAGATCGCAGTCGTTGCGAACAGGGCTTGTTTCATGACGATATTCCTAGAGAGAGAATATCGTCACCCTATCCACTCTTGGTTAACCATAACTTTAAGTCCTCTCTCTGCACTGCGTGATACAACCACGGATAAGCATCCTCTAAATCACCCGGCAGGTTCCGTGACCCTCGCAACGGAGAGCCGAGGGGAGCCGACGGCGACGATCTTGGGATCGCTCGCGTCGACCCTGTCCGAGCCCCGGCGATCAGCCTTCCAGCCAACTGAGCTCTTCCGGAGTGAGCGTGATCTCAATGGCCGAGAGGCTGTCTTCGAGCTCCGCGACGGTACGGGGGCCGATCAGCGGGATGACAGGAAACGGTTGGGCGATGACATAGGCGAGCGCGAGGTGAATCGGGCTGCAGCCGCGCTTCCTGGCGAGTTCGATGGCGCGGTCGCGGCGTCGGAAATTGCGGTCGGAATACCAGACACGGACGATTTCCTCATCGTCATGCTTGTCGCGCCCTGCCCGGTCGGTGAAGAAGCCCCTTCCCTGGCTCGACCAGGCGAAGTTGGGAATCTGCCGCTTCTTCAGCCAGTCTTTCCAGCGGTCGTCGGACGCCGCGACGCAGCCGGGCCAGATGGGATCGAGCATCTCCGCCAGCGAGAAGTTGTTGGAAAGAGCGGCCGGCGCGGTCTTGCCGTTTTTCTCGGCATGGGCGATGGCCTCGTCCATGCGTTCGCGTGTCCAGTTGGACCCACCGAAAATACCCCGGATCCGCCCGCGCCGGACCTCGTCGTCCATCGCGTCGACGAATTCGCCGACCGGGATGTCCGGATTGTCGCGGTGCATGAAGTAGATGTCGACATAGTCGGTTTTCAGCCGCTCCAGCGACTGATCCAATTGCCTGGCAATGACGTCCGGATAGCAGAGCGGCGAATGGGCGCCCTTGCCGATCAAGACGATGTCCTCGCGGTTGACCCTGCGGCTCGCATGCCAGTCGCCGAAAATGCTCTCGGTCTTGCCGGCCCGATAGACGAATGCGGTATCGAACACATTTCCGCCAGCTTCGTAGAAGGCATCGAGCGTTAGCGAGGCGGACGCGAAACTCGGGAAGAACTCGAAGCCCAGCGAAACGGTGGAGACCGGCTTGGCCACGCCCGGAATCCGCCGCTTGGGCAGGCTGTTGCCGGCGACGACGGGCGCGCCCGTGATGTTGACGGTCCGCCTCGCGGCCGTCTCAATCCCGTATTCGAGACCGACGGATGCACGCCAGCGGTCGAGGACGCGCAGATTGGCGAGGGTTTCTTCGGCATTCATGCCGGGGAAGCTGAACTCGGTGCGGCCGGCCCGGATCGCCTCGCCCACCGCATCGACCTCGAACGAATAGAGATGGCGCTTCTCCTCGACCTCGATCGTCTCCTGTCCGTCGCCCCTGATGATTTCGATGCGCCCTACCCCGCCGTCTTTGCCGGAGGCGAACCAGAAGTCCTTCACCTCGATGCGGCCCTTCGAACCGATGATGCGCAGCACGTTGTCCTGCTCGGCCATGATCGAGCAGGACACCTCCGCGACGATGTCGTTCGGAAACTTGAGAACCGCCGAGGCCCACTCGTCGACGCCGGACGGCCCCAGCCGGGCAGCCCCGGATACCGTCAGCGGTTCGAGATACGGCTTTTGCTCCTGAGCACCGGCGAGCATGCGCACCATGGAGACCGGATATCCGCCGACATCGAGAATGCCGCCGCCGGCGAGGTCATTGGCAAACAGGCGGTGCTCGGCGCGATAATCGCCCATATCGAAGCCGAAACTGGAGCGGATGATCCGCACCTCGCCGATGGTCCCGTCCCGCACCAGGTCGACGAGACGGGCAGTCTGCGGATGGAACCTGTACATATAGGCTTCGCCGGCGAAGACCCGGGCCTTTGCCGCCTCGTGCAAGATCGCTTGCGCGTCGTAGGCCGAAAGCGCCATAGGCTTTTCGACCAGCACGTGCTTGCCGGCACGCACCGCCTTGATCGCCCATTCGGCATGGCTCGGATGCGGGGTGGCGATGTAGACCGCGTCGATCTCCGGATCCGCGAGAAGCGCGCCGTAACCTTCGACGATGCGCGCCCCCGGAAACCCATCGCCAAGGCCCGGCTTGCCGGGATTGCGGGTGGCGATGGCCGCAAGGCATCCGGTAGCAGAATGGGCAATCCCTTGTGCGAATGTCCGCGCGATGGTGCCGGGGCCGATAATACCCCATCGGATCGGTTGTTCTGAAGTCATGGGATATCCTTTTCGATCGGTCTTGGAAGTGGCGGATTGATCGGCTCAGCCGCTTGCCTTCGGAATCGAATGGAAAGCAGCGTCTGGCGGAAATGCCGACGCGCGGCGGATCGGCGCAGGGAGCGAGAGACGCCCGAAATGCTTGAAACACATTGAAAACCTACCTTTTTCGATTGTAGTTCTTCAGCGGATATGGGGCACATTACCGGCGGGCGAAAATCTGTCTCGTACAGGGGGAATGTGGATTTGGCGGAAAGTAAGATTGTCGAAAGAGTGATCTACCAGCCGGGTATCTGCGGCATCGAGGGCATGCCGACCCGGCTGCATTTCTTCCACGCCCATCCGCCGATCATGCTGTGCGCCCATTGGCATGCGCAGATCGAAGTGAACTACGTGATGCGGGGCTCGGTGCATTACCGCATGGCCGGCCATGATCTCAGGCTCGGCGCCGGGCAGATGTGCATCTTCTGGGGCGGGCAGCCGCACAGGATGGACGCGTCCTCGGATGACTCCATCTATGCCGGCGCGCATCTGCCGCTCGTGCATTTTTTCCGCATGCGATTGCCGCCGGCAATCTCGGCAATGCTCATGGGCGGCGCTACGATGCTGACGTCCGAGACCGATTGTGCCGACGACCGGAACTTTCCGCGCTGGCGCAACTGGGCAAATTCCGGAGACGAAGTGAAGGCCCAGCACGCCGTGGAGGAACTGCTGCTGCGCGTCGAGCGCATGTTCATGGAGCCGTACACGATCGTTTCGACCGACATGGAATGCAAATCCGAGAGCGCCTCGGTCTCGCCCTCGTTCGGCGTCGTGCGCATGTGCGATTTCATCGCTGCGAACTTTCTCGAGGAGATCGATGCGGTCGATATCGCCGCGGCAGCCGGCTTGCACCCGAAATACGCCATGAACCTGTTTCGCAAGTCGACCGGCATGACTCTGATCAAATACGTCACCCTGCTGCGTCTTTCGCGGGCGCAAGCCATGCTGATCAACGGCAACGACAGCGTTCTGCAGGTGGCGATGGACAGCGGCTTCGGTTCGGTGAGCGCCTTCAACAAGGCCTTCCGGCAGATCGCCGGCATGCCGCCTTCGGATTTCCGACGCAACGTGCGCGCCGCGGCGGCAGGTGGGTAGCCGGATTGTAGCCCACTTCATTTCCGCGTACCCTCGGCAGAATTCGAGGGGCGGTGGGGGAGAATATGCCGAATGGCGAGACTCGTCTTTGCATTGAACCAGTCGCTGGACGGCTATGTCGACCACATGGCGTTTGCGCCCGGTCCTGTGCTTTTTCGTCATTTCATCGACGACGTGCGCAGCCTGACGGGCAGTGTGTACGGTCGCCGCATGTATGAGGTGATGCGGTACTGGGACGAAGATCATCCCGAGTGGGACGAGGCAGAGCGTGACTATGCGGCGGCGTGGCGGAGCCAACCGAAGTGGGTCGTATCGCGCTCGTTGAAGTCGGTTGGCCCGAACGCCACTCTTTTCGAGGATGATGTGGAGGCGGCGATACGCGGGCTGAAAGCTCAACTCGGTGGGGAGATTGAAGTTTCCGGACCAGAGCTAGCAGGAAGTCTGACCAAGCTGGGCCTTATCGACGAGTATCGATTGTACCTCCATCCCGTTGTGCTCGGCCGCGGCAAGCCGCTCTTTGCCGACCCACGGCCCCCACTGCGCCTCGTGGCGAGCGATCGAATCGGCGAGGACGTGATCAGGCTGACATACGTTCCAGCATAGTCACGGAATCGGGCGTGGAATTAGACGCCGAACGTTTTATTGGTGATTGTTTTGTGGCCCGCCACAAACCTCTGAGCTGACGCTCTCCGAAAATCAACGACTTAGCTCGATTTGCGCCATATCCATTTGGACGCAACGCCACATACCTCTGACCAAACTGGCCTCGAGCGCCACATCCCTCTGAACCATTCTGTAAAGCTTTGATTCGGAAGTTTAATTTGCGCAGGTAGAATAGCCGAGCAAGCTGAGGCGAAACTGCCCCCTGAACACATCCAGTCGATTGTTGGAGCCGGGCGTGCGAAGTGGAAGACAGTGTTCCCAGTCGCAGTCGCTATGCCTCGGAATATGTTGAATGCCGTTGTGTGCCGATCTGCAATTCGGCCCCATTGAAGCCGGCCGATTTTCACGCCATCCTCAAAGTGTGAACATTGAAGCGAACTCAACTTTAAATAACAATACTGTTCGAATCGCTGGGTGGGGACTGCCGTGCATTTAAACAGCCTCGATGACGATAGTCTCCGCAAAGAATTCGAGCGGTCCTACCATCATCTTTGGGCTCTTGAGCAGCTCAATGACATCTTGAAAAAGCGGTACTCCGATGCGGCGTTCAATCTTCAATTACTGGTAGTCAAGAGACTTCGCGAGCTACGCAACGTGCCTAGCGCCGCTTCTACCCCGAGCGATCCAGCCAGTTCCTGGACTACGGCGTTTCTCAGCAAAAGAAACCTCAAAGCGCCTAACGGTCAGCCGTTCCACCGTTACAGGATGACCGACGAGGAATTCAGCGAAGCTGGGGTCGTGCTCAGGGGGCTCGCTGCCAGGCGGAAGCTGATACCTGACCAGCGGACCGCCTGCGGGGTCTTTGCAGCATTCTGCGCTGAGTGGTTCCGACGGGAGGCAACGTCGACCTTCAGGAAATGGGACGCATTGGCACCCGATATATTTCCGGCCATTCATGGAAACCAGAAGAGAGAGATGGCCGAAAATGGGCTCAGATTCTGGCGACGCCCGCTTCTGAAGATCAACGGCGCGAATGAGTACCTTCTTTCCTTGGCGCTAGAGGGCGGTGTTCCCGTCAAGGTCATTGCGGATGAAGGTGCGGGGTGGCTTAGGGATTATCTGAGGCACCTGCTTCGTTTCGCGCTGGCGGGGCACGAGGTCGCCGCGGTGCGTGGCTATGCCCATGACGAGTCCTATAGGATTAAGCTCAGCTATCGGAACGATGCGTTTGTCGATCTCTGCGCGGAGCTGGCAGCCGAAGTCGCCAAATGGCGAACCGTTGTCGAAAGCGAGGCTATCGCCGGGATCGATCCTGTTTCCTTTTTGGACGCCAAGTACCCAACATGGAAGGATTCCATCCCGGTCTACCTTCCGACAGGCGCGGACTCGGCAGCTCGGGTTCTCCTCACGGGGCTAATCGCGGAAAAGATCGAAGCCTTCTCGAGCCATGGCATCGGATGCGAAAGGTTCCTTAGCTTAGAAGGTGGCGTGTGGCAGCCTGCACTTCGGATACAGGCAACAGGGGACATTCCGATGGGTCGGCTCCCCGGTGTATCGACGGCGACTCGGTGGCGCGCAACACCAGCCGGTATTTTGGCCGACTATCTTCCCAGCCAGTTGGCTTTGTTCGAGCCGCCGTCCGACGACCAGCAGTCCTGGCGGGTCCGCCCTTTGGCTGACCTGAGCCGAATGATAGTCGGGTTCCCACTTTCAGCGACCGTCAGCGTTAACATCACGGCTAACAACAGTGTTCAAGCGTTCGATTGGCCAAACGGCCAGCGAGCTACGTCCGACGTTCTCGTTTTCGATGAAGTAGAATCGTCGGAAACCCCCACCCTACTTCGACTGGTCAAAACGGGGTCATCGAGCCTTCCGTCCAAGAAGCTGTTCGTATTGGTGCCTGCGGCATGGACAATAGAAGGCAGCGACGAAGCCGTCGGACGGATATGGCGGGTGGCTGATCGAAAACTGATCGAGGTGACCGGGACCTGTTACTTATCTGAGGGTGGGGTCACCGAAGGTGGTCGCTATCGCGTTCAAGCGGGGAGTGAACAGCGCGACGAAACGATCGAGCTGACCTCACGTTCCTCGCCGGGGATAAGTACCGCCGGCGATTTCGACGTGATGGAAGCGCCCGTCAGGCTGGTTGTCACCAGGAATGGAGCGCCCCGCCCGATCGAACGGGATGAATTGTTCGTCAGGCAATCCGGAGGACCTTGGAGGGCGCTGCCCGGGGGGGAAATTCCTGACGTCGGCATGGTCGAACTTTCGTGGCGCGACCCGAAATCCAATATTCAGATAGAAAAGCGGCGCATCGCTGTTGTTCCGGCTGGAGCGTCGGTCAAAGGCCTCTTGACGACGCCAACGACCGGGCGGATATCGCTGGCCGAACTCCCCGGATGGACGCTCGCACTTTCCAATGTCGCGAACGCCGTTTCGAGGAATGACGCCGGCAACATTCTTATCGAATTCAGCGGCAAACCAAACTACCGTCTACCGGCACTATTGGAGCCTCCCGAGGGCAAGCCAATCCCGATCCTGGTCCCGGTTGCCGCCCGCGATTCGGTTATCGTGAACGGTGATGGCGAGGTGGTTGATGCCGGGCAGCAAATGGACCTGGCATCTCTTCGCGGCTCGCGGGCGATTTCCTCTCACAAATCGGTCCTGGTGATCTCGCGAAAGGGTTCCAAGTCGCAGGATATCTCAGTTGAGGTGGACGGAGAGTTTGCGATCTCCACGCTCAAGTCGGCGATCGAACAGATCATGGCGAGCGTCGAGCATCAGGATGTCAAGCTCGATATGCATTTCGTTGGTGATTCTCGGCAGCCCATCCGACTTGCGAGGTATCGATGGGATCGCCCGAGGCAAGAACGAGGAGCCGTCATATTTTCTACCGTGGGCGTCGCGGTCTGTCGTCCTGTCCTCGCCCCAGAGGTCGAGCGCATGCTGGACCATTTCCAACCTGATCGATTCAGTCTGCCTGAAGATGTGTATGGTCCCTGCCTAGTTTACCTCCGCGACGGACCTGACATTCTGACCCGGCCACTGCTCCTCATTGGGGCTGCGGAGGTACCTGCGTTTCC
This DNA window, taken from Sinorhizobium fredii NGR234, encodes the following:
- a CDS encoding aldo/keto reductase, with the protein product MTSEQPIRWGIIGPGTIARTFAQGIAHSATGCLAAIATRNPGKPGLGDGFPGARIVEGYGALLADPEIDAVYIATPHPSHAEWAIKAVRAGKHVLVEKPMALSAYDAQAILHEAAKARVFAGEAYMYRFHPQTARLVDLVRDGTIGEVRIIRSSFGFDMGDYRAEHRLFANDLAGGGILDVGGYPVSMVRMLAGAQEQKPYLEPLTVSGAARLGPSGVDEWASAVLKFPNDIVAEVSCSIMAEQDNVLRIIGSKGRIEVKDFWFASGKDGGVGRIEIIRGDGQETIEVEEKRHLYSFEVDAVGEAIRAGRTEFSFPGMNAEETLANLRVLDRWRASVGLEYGIETAARRTVNITGAPVVAGNSLPKRRIPGVAKPVSTVSLGFEFFPSFASASLTLDAFYEAGGNVFDTAFVYRAGKTESIFGDWHASRRVNREDIVLIGKGAHSPLCYPDVIARQLDQSLERLKTDYVDIYFMHRDNPDIPVGEFVDAMDDEVRRGRIRGIFGGSNWTRERMDEAIAHAEKNGKTAPAALSNNFSLAEMLDPIWPGCVAASDDRWKDWLKKRQIPNFAWSSQGRGFFTDRAGRDKHDDEEIVRVWYSDRNFRRRDRAIELARKRGCSPIHLALAYVIAQPFPVIPLIGPRTVAELEDSLSAIEITLTPEELSWLEG
- a CDS encoding helix-turn-helix domain-containing protein, producing the protein MDLAESKIVERVIYQPGICGIEGMPTRLHFFHAHPPIMLCAHWHAQIEVNYVMRGSVHYRMAGHDLRLGAGQMCIFWGGQPHRMDASSDDSIYAGAHLPLVHFFRMRLPPAISAMLMGGATMLTSETDCADDRNFPRWRNWANSGDEVKAQHAVEELLLRVERMFMEPYTIVSTDMECKSESASVSPSFGVVRMCDFIAANFLEEIDAVDIAAAAGLHPKYAMNLFRKSTGMTLIKYVTLLRLSRAQAMLINGNDSVLQVAMDSGFGSVSAFNKAFRQIAGMPPSDFRRNVRAAAAGG
- a CDS encoding dihydrofolate reductase family protein, whose amino-acid sequence is MARLVFALNQSLDGYVDHMAFAPGPVLFRHFIDDVRSLTGSVYGRRMYEVMRYWDEDHPEWDEAERDYAAAWRSQPKWVVSRSLKSVGPNATLFEDDVEAAIRGLKAQLGGEIEVSGPELAGSLTKLGLIDEYRLYLHPVVLGRGKPLFADPRPPLRLVASDRIGEDVIRLTYVPA
- a CDS encoding STY4851/ECs_5259 family protein → MHLNSLDDDSLRKEFERSYHHLWALEQLNDILKKRYSDAAFNLQLLVVKRLRELRNVPSAASTPSDPASSWTTAFLSKRNLKAPNGQPFHRYRMTDEEFSEAGVVLRGLAARRKLIPDQRTACGVFAAFCAEWFRREATSTFRKWDALAPDIFPAIHGNQKREMAENGLRFWRRPLLKINGANEYLLSLALEGGVPVKVIADEGAGWLRDYLRHLLRFALAGHEVAAVRGYAHDESYRIKLSYRNDAFVDLCAELAAEVAKWRTVVESEAIAGIDPVSFLDAKYPTWKDSIPVYLPTGADSAARVLLTGLIAEKIEAFSSHGIGCERFLSLEGGVWQPALRIQATGDIPMGRLPGVSTATRWRATPAGILADYLPSQLALFEPPSDDQQSWRVRPLADLSRMIVGFPLSATVSVNITANNSVQAFDWPNGQRATSDVLVFDEVESSETPTLLRLVKTGSSSLPSKKLFVLVPAAWTIEGSDEAVGRIWRVADRKLIEVTGTCYLSEGGVTEGGRYRVQAGSEQRDETIELTSRSSPGISTAGDFDVMEAPVRLVVTRNGAPRPIERDELFVRQSGGPWRALPGGEIPDVGMVELSWRDPKSNIQIEKRRIAVVPAGASVKGLLTTPTTGRISLAELPGWTLALSNVANAVSRNDAGNILIEFSGKPNYRLPALLEPPEGKPIPILVPVAARDSVIVNGDGEVVDAGQQMDLASLRGSRAISSHKSVLVISRKGSKSQDISVEVDGEFAISTLKSAIEQIMASVEHQDVKLDMHFVGDSRQPIRLARYRWDRPRQERGAVIFSTVGVAVCRPVLAPEVERMLDHFQPDRFSLPEDVYGPCLVYLRDGPDILTRPLLLIGAAEVPAFPSGSLRTALCLRNYSELQTAIAERLGKLWCDPNAIEDLAYIRTLVGNLDGLPPTAFEALKNLPHHPKTLVRLLLGAADDKSRVAVWGLQGQLPFIWLGIPLECWKCAFDFERSTIENALAQVPGSDEFRLEILVRYFRDKLASLVDIEPSLAAVFSALDFPLAPRTKPLENIIEDFIKDQRSRETEDSSHVVRAAPLARRVSELGLAVPNGISHRFSLGDFDALYAPILLAASARGLAIIDPDLEVPLRAALHENGAFVSEAYPHFFNFFRTKQ